From a single Glycine soja cultivar W05 chromosome 19, ASM419377v2, whole genome shotgun sequence genomic region:
- the LOC114398998 gene encoding E3 ubiquitin protein ligase DRIP2-like, with protein sequence MSNQVVKVRRDTIAACMTCPLCGKLFREATTISECLHTFCRKCIYDKITDEEIECCPICNIDLGCVPLEKLRPDHSLQDVRAKVFPLKGRKVKAPEVVTSVPLPARRKERSLSSLVVSTPRVSTQATMTGRRTKPTRKASGLRSTSFSIEKPIKKEEYLLEDRPDSSSSPDTSHKFAHNSGQSMSPCEGSQSIPNKGSENGAEPWDAKLDLWKPLNCLVEVASRSKSFKSNILGSDAKLETNQVNESDSQVLKIKNKENKRKAKIEDEKSSPYPVSSDTAKPNKLRRIRKKKEPASGESGISPQAVLDSASNNRLSRTGPIWFSLVASENQEGDDPLPQIPASYLRIKDGSVPVSFIQKYLMKKLDLTSETEVEIKCVGQPVLPTLQLYNLVELWLDTAPTSQRIPATIGSSAKDFVMVLAYARRVPDP encoded by the exons ATGTCAAATCAGGTGGTGAAAGTGCGAAGGGACACGATTGCAGCATGCATGACTTGCCCACTCTGCGGCAAGCTCTTCAGAGAAGCCACAACCATATCCGAATGTCTCCACACGT TTTGCAGGAAGTgcatttatgataaaattacGGATGAGGAGATAGAATGTTGTCCAATATGCAACATTGATTTGGGTTGTGTTCCACTCGAGAAACTGAG GCCAGACCACAGTTTGCAAGATGTAAGGGCCAAAGTTTTCCCCTTAAAGGGAAGAAAGGTGAAGGCACCTGAAGTTGTCACCTCAGTACCATTACCAGCTAGGAGAAAGGAGAGATCTCTTTCATCTTTGGTGGTCAGCACACCAAGGGTATCTACACAGGCAACCATGACAGGAAGAAGAACAAAGCCTACAAGAAAGGCTAGTGGTTTGCGGTCCACTAGTTTTTCCATTGAAAAGCCCATTAAAAAAGAGGAATATTTACTAGAAGATCGTCCTGATAGTTCAAGCTCACCTGACACTTCACATAAGTTTGCTCATAATTCTGGACAG AGCATGTCCCCTTGCGAGGGTAGTCAGTCCATCCCAAATAAAGGATCAGAGAATGGTGCCGAACCATGGGATGCAAAATTGGATCTTTGGAAACCCTTGAATTGTTTAGTAGAAGTCGCAAGTAGGAGTAAATCTTTCAAGTCTAATATTCTTGGGTCTGATGCTAAATTAGAAACCAATCAAGTAAATGAGAGCGATTCTCAagttctgaaaataaaaaataaggaaaataaacGTAAGGCAAAAATTGAGGATGAAAAGAGTAGCCCTTATCCTGTCTCTTCAGATACAGCAAAACCAAATAAATTGCGCAGAATACGCAAGAAAAAAGAGCCTGCTTCTGGAGAATCTGGCATATCACCCCAAGCTGTGCTGGATTCTGCCAGCAATAATAGACTCTCAAGGACTGGTCCAATTTGGTTCTCCTTAGTGGCTTCTGAAAACCA GGAAGGAGATGATCCCTTGCCCCAAATTCCTGCAAGTTATTTGAGAATAAA GGATGGTAGTGTACCCGTCTCTTTCATCCAAAAATACCTAATGAAGAAACTGGATTTGACAAGTGAAACAGAG GTTGAGATTAAATGTGTGGGACAACCAGTGCTCCCTACATTGCAGTTATATAATTtggttgagttgtggctggatacGGCGCCCACGTCACAGAGAATTCCAGCAACTATTGGGTCCTCAGCAAAGGATTTTGTCATGGTCTTGGCTTATGCTCGGAGGGTTCCAGACCCTTGA